One window of the Lepeophtheirus salmonis chromosome 7, UVic_Lsal_1.4, whole genome shotgun sequence genome contains the following:
- the Rbcn-3B gene encoding WD repeat-containing protein 7 — MTSTSSLVVPLIMWGRSPPSHCISSITVLHENKTLATGGQDGEIILWDMDHNWNLTPRHLLVGHSSGIRCLTKTGQYLVSASENGELNLWDPVDGSCIESKKYPHLVHSWVQSYRSPANNRVKLFSCGLYEEIVAFDSTSLEVLFQLSSRVNPDWISSFHVLRPPNRKDDVVLALTTSGTVKVWTLTGNEESSEQSVLENESKQIRCVNSVRLSCCAYNMRTVLIVCSKYWNIYDAGDFTCLLTMHCRKGERWSGGEFVSGDRVCIWSDDGKAYIYKLPTNCIVESKDFHNKSKESSKSVLLHKLEAKEKALHCPPAFDFFKIVRKDKSLKFLLSGDCDGCVSIWNISDISGSDENTKGLLPIQTTSLEEKWKGLSECPLGILGQLGNDAPEITSTIFLPMQCRLVCGRDDGSIVMVPATQTIMLHLLSGRHQKYSNWPHQQMLIGHSGRVNCLLYPNNDHPRYDVSYLVSGSVDFSVCLWDIYTGTLLHTFSSHGGEVMSLYVPPPTCSPRIQHCICSVASDNSVTLLSLKERRCVMLASRHLYPVTTIKWRPFDDFLIVGCSDGTTYVWQMETGHLDRVVHGHSGDEILAACDENAPTINIGESVGANPALHFFRGLRHRNLAAMKIATQTGMSQIQQGQRGNAHAAIQEKNRSYPLIVNGFRTNPKNFESHILFFDVEALIVQLLSEEYQTMTPGTMETQGFTNQKDYDRIWALTKPASPDTVKKISGFLNKVKDKADDRLNSISSSASPETQRKLTGFMSKVKEGAEKAKGELEHAKREIEKRAGALDESGLNIKNEEDSENGVIRPSSLHLEINLTLEIGQLLLSLLHAWGLDKDLDKVATSKLGLLRPKVPVSFGILSKGGGVMSLSLPTYHLGDTSVKDNAYNTQFFTSMGHWELSHTLTTNHLLSVISITNTLISVSNASFIPEQERKRKLVRQATHGAMELPAGEDSSVFSHQQEQIQQGWSLLSTLHCFLIPEKLKTSISFKKPLVELLAIRWQDRCLQVRLAAQELLVAELKNMGLEGRKKLVEVWGLYLPKYGDPPFQPSTTPTTNGQENNVLEEDDEDFYEDEKDDAAVEARRNQTTSVILLGVIGALFDIDGSKNSEHALGSNMIRLTAKALMYLVLCPKGDGNFGSNKAGGSTSALRRAAIDLIARGFCLWEPHLEVSKVLLSLLEMCSEADWWVPSTKYGLPLTPSGDSCRTSRHALMQIAKARPGAFVTSIAREISRFNNLAANSQSLNVNLNQHVLTRSKAEILHLIEVLIETNKQDLIDLLVNVTDIALHCIDGNHLKNKCMGDIFPPISYFPQISHCMQTRRLAVGTKTGSLVMYDLRASKLQSIPAHSGSIIAVSFSPDGKNLATFSDSDNKLHFWQTSTGMFGLGNAQTRCTKSYNVNPSSKSSQWTPNHMPKLVWNGFKTVTLLLPDGAESRFNS; from the exons ATGACATCCACGTCTTCCTTGGTGGTTCCCCTGATTATGTGGGGCCGAAGCCCCCCAAGCCACTGCATTTCCTCCATTACAGTCCTTCATGAGAATAAAACTCTTGCAACGGGTGGGCAAGATGGGGAAATCATCCTCTGGGATATGGACCACAATTGGAATCTGACTCCAAGGCATTTACTTGTGGGACACTCTTCGGGTATTCGATGCTTAACTAAAACAGGACAATATTTAGTTTCAGCCTCAGAAAATGGGGAGTTGAATCTTTGGGATCCCGTGGACGGGTCTTGCATCGAATCCAAAAAATACCCCCACCTTGTCCATTCTTGGGTTCAATCCTACAGATCTCCAGCCAATAATAG AgttaaattattctcttgtgGTCTTTATGAAGAAATTGTTGCGTTTGATTCTACTTCATTGGAGGTCTTGTTTCAACTTTCAAGCAGAGTCAATCCTGATTGGATTTCTTCGTTTCACGTTTTAAGACCGCCTAATCGTAAAGATGACGTTGTTCTGGCTTTAACCACATCAGGTACTGTGAAAGTGTGGACCCTAACTGGAAATGAAGAGTCTTCTGAGCAATCTGTACTTGAGAATGAGTCAAAGCAGATCCGTTGTGTCAATTCTGTTCGCTTGTCTTGTTGTGCCTATAATATGCGTACTGTTCTCAttgtttgttcaaaatattggaATATATATGACGCAGGAGATTTCACTTGTTTATTGACGATGCATTGTCGTAAAGGTGAGCGTTGGTCGGGAGGAGAGTTTGTCAGTGGTGATCGTGTTTGTATATGGAGTGATGATGGAAAggcttatatttataaattacctaCAAATTGTATTGTGGAATCCAAGGATTTTCATAACAAATCAAAGGAATCTTCAAAGTCAGTACTATTACACAAACTTGAAGCCAAGGAAAAGGCTCTCCACTGCCCACctgcatttgatttttttaagatagttcGTAAAGATAAGTCTTTGAAATTTCTCTTAAGTGGTGATTGCGATGGATGTGTTTCAATATGGAATATTTCGGATATTTCTGGCAGTGATGAAAATACCAAAGGTTTGCTACCTATACAAACTACTTCCCTGGAAGAAAAATGGAAAGGATTGTCAGAGTGTCCTCTGGGTATATTGGGTCAATTGGGTAACGATGCACCCGAAATAACTTCAACGATATTTTTACCTATGCAATGCCGATTAGTTTGTGGCCGAGATGATGGCTCTATTGTCATGGTCCCTGCAACTCAGACTATAATGCTACATCTTCTATCTGGGCgtcatcaaaaatattctaattggCCCCATCAGCAAATGCTGATTGGACATAGTGGTCGAGTTAATTGTCTTTTATATCCAAATAATGATCATCCGAGATACGATGTATCATATCTTGTCTCTGGCTCTGTCGATTTTTCAGTATGTCTATGGGATATTTACACTGGCACTCTACTTCACACGTTTAGTTCTCATGGGGGTGAAGTTATGAGTCTCTATGTACCTCCACCTACTTGCAGTCCTCGTATTCAACATTGCATTTGCTCAGTAGCCAGTGACAATTCTGTAACGTTGTTgtctctgaaggaaaggagatgTGTTATGCTAGCTTCCAGACATTTATACCCTGTGACTACAATAAAATGGCGCCCCTTCGATGATTTTCTTATTGTCGGATGTTCTGATGGAACAACTTACGTTTGGCAAATGGAAACAG GTCATCTGGATAGAGTTGTACATGGGCATTCAGGGGATGAAATACTTGCTGCTTGTGATGAAAATGCACCGACAATTAATATCGGTGAAAGTGTTGGTGCCAATCCAGCTTTGCATTTCTTTCGTGGTCTTCGTCATCGGAATCTTGCAGCTATGAAAATTGCTACACAAACAGGAATGTCACAAATTCAACAGGGTCAAAGGGGCAATGCTCATGCTGCTATTCAAGAGAAAAATCGTTCTTATCCCCTCATTGTAAATGGATTCAGGACTAATCCTAAAAACTTTGAGAGtcatatattgttttttgatgTGGAGGCATTAATTGTTCAGTTGTTATCAGAAGAGTATCAAACCATGACCCCGGGTACTATGGAGACTCAAGGTTTTACTAATCAAAAGGACTATGATCGTATATGGGCTTTAACAAAGCCGGCATCTCCTgatacagttaaaaaaatatctggctTTCTCAACAAAGTTAAAGATAAAGCTGACGACCgattaaattcaatttcatcTTCAGCAAGTCCCGAGACTCAGAGAAAACTTACTGGTTTTATGTCTAAAGTTAAAGAGGGAGCTGAAAAAGCTAAAGGAGAGCTTGAGCATGCCAAACGGGAAATTGAAAAGAGGGCAGGAGCTCTTGATGAAAGTGGTTTGAATATCAAGAATGAGGAAGATTCAGAAAATGGCGTTATTCGGCCATCTTCACTTCATCTCGAAATTAATCTTACTCTTGAAATTGGTCAACTTCTATTATCCTTATTGCACGCTTGGGGATTAGATAAAGATCTTGATAAAGTAGCTACCTCCAAGCTTGGTCTACTTCGTCCCAAAGTACCAGTGTCATTTGGAATACTATCTAAAGGTGGAGGAGTTATGTCACTCTCTCTACCAACCTATCATCTTGGAGATACAAGTGTGAAGGATAATGCTTATAACACTCAATTTTTTACGTCTATGGGGCATTGGGAACTCTCGCATACTCTTACAACCAATCATTTACTATCAGTTATATCAATAACAAACACTCTAATATCCGTTTCAAATGCTTCGTTCATACCCGAACAagaaagaaaacgaaaattgGTTCGCCAAGCAACTCACGGAGCAATGGAGTTACCTGCAGGCGAAGATTCATCTGTATTCAGCCACCAGCAGGAGCAAATTCAACAAGGATGGAGTCTGTTGAGTACAttgcattgttttttaattcctgaaaaattaaaaacttcaaTATCGTTTAAGAAGCCTTTAGTTGAGCTATTGGCCATACGATGGCAAGATCGTTGCTTGCAAGTTCGATTAGCTGCACAGGAGTTACTTGTtgcagaattaaaaaatatggggTTAGAAGGAAGGAAGAAACTTGTCGAAGTATGGGGTTTGTATTTACCCAAGTATGGGGATCCACCGTTTCAGCCTTCTACAACCCCAACTACAAATGGACAAGAAAATAATGTTCTAGAGGAAGATGATGAGGATTTCTATGAGGATGAAAAAGATGATGCTGCCGTTGAAGCGCGAAGAAATCAGACAACATCCGTCATACTTCTAGGTGTGATCGGTGCGCTGTTTGATATTGATGGAAGTAAAAATTCTGAGCATGCTCTCGGTAGCAACATGATTCGTTTAACTGCAAAAGCTTTGATGTATCTAGTTTTGTGTCCTAAAGGAGATGGGAATTTTGGCTCCAATAAAGCTGGGGGGTCGACTTCAGCTTTAAGACGTGCAGCGATTGATTTAATAGCTAGGGGATTTTGTTTATGGGAACCACATTTAGAAGTATCTAAAGTACTGTTGAGCTTATTAGAAATGTGTTCTGAAGCAGATTGGTGGGTTCCTTCTACTAAATATGGTCTTCCACTCACCCCTTCTGGCGATTCTTGTCGAACATCTCGTCATGCTTTAATGCAAATTGCTAAAGCGCGGCCAGGAGCATTTGTTACGTCTATTGCAAGAGAAATTTCAAGGTTTAATAATCTTGCTGCAAACTCTCAATCCCTTAATGTCAATTTGAATCAACACGTGTTAACTCGTTCAAAAGCTGAAATCCTTCACTTAATAGAGGTTTTGATTGAAACAAATAAGCAAGATCTGATAGATTTACTTGTAAATGTGACGGATATAGCTCTCCATTGTATCGATGGCAATCATTTGAAGAACAAATGTATGGGGGATATTTTCCCTCCAATTTCATACTTTCCACAAATATCGCATTGTATGCAGACAAGGCGATTAGCCGTTGGTACAAAAACTGGTAGTTTAGTTATGTATGACCTACGAGCCTCTAAGTTACAATCAATACCAGCACACTCTGGGAGCATAATTGCTGTTTCCTTTTCTCCCGATGGAAAAAATCTTGCTACGTTTTCGGATTCTGATAATAAGCTTCACTTTTGGCAGACATCAACTGGGATGTTTGGACTTGGCAATGCGCAAACACGCTGTACTAAGTCCTATAATGTTAATCCGTCATCGAAATCGAGTCAATGGACACCCAATCATATGCCAAAACTTGTATGGAATGGTTTTAAAACAGTCACTCTACTCCTACCTGATGGAGCTGAAAGTCGTTTCAATtcctaa